AGATCCAGCCGATCGGTGGGGTCAACGAGAAGATCGAGGGCTTCTACTACGCGTGCAAGACGCTGGGGCTGACCGGCAGGCAGGGCGTGCTGATCCCCCACCAGAACCTGCGCAACCTGATGCTGAACGACGAGGTGACCGGGGCTGTTCGGGAAGGCAAGTTCGGCATCTGGGCCGTGCGCTCGATTGACGAGGGCATCGAGGTGCTAACCGGGCTGCCCGCGGGCCAGGCCGACGAAGCGGGGAGCTACCCCGAGGGTACGCTCAACTTCATGGTGGCTCAGCGTCTAGACGAACTGGCGGATCTGCTGCGCCGGTTTGCGCCCCACCGCGCGGCGCGCGACGAGGCGAGAACCCGCGAGGAAGGTGCGGACAAGGAGGCGCTGCCCGACGCCACCCCGGACGCTCCGGGCACGGACCCGCCGGAGGCCGGCTAGTCGAGCGTCGGCAGGTCCAGCAGACCGCCGGCTAGTCGAGCGTCGGCAGGTCCAGCAGACCGCCGGCTAGTCGAGCGACGGCAGGTCCTGCAGGCCGCGCAGGGTCATTATCTGCCCCACGTGATAGCTGTCGTGCGCGATGTAGGGCGCGAGCCGTTCCAGTTTCTTCTCATCGGCGGTGCCGATGGCTTCCGAGACCTGCCGGTGGGAGTCCGCGAACCGGCTGCGCGCGGTCTGCCAGGCATCGTCACTGACCTCGGAGGGCTCTTCCCAGTTGCGGCGCTTGATCTCATCCTCGCCCGGCTTGTCCCCGGCCATTGCGCGCAACGCGTACTCGCGCCAGAAGAGGATGTGGTGGAGGATCTGCCAGATGGAGTGCCGCTGCGGCGCGCTCTTCCAGGCCGCCTGTTGCGCCGTGAGTCCCTCCAGCGCTTTCCCCCATCCCACGTGATACAGGCCCTCGGTCCAGGCCCTCTGCCACAAATCGAAAAGCCACTGCCGGTCGGCCATCACATGCCCTCCTTTACCCTCGTCCTGGTCGGCACGATGTAAAGGCCGTGCACCCGCCTTCGACAACCATCTCCCGGGCGGTATCCGCGCCGCCGGCTCCGGCCAGGTTTCCCTGCGGCACACGGGGCGGCTGACGTACCGTTGCTCCCTTCCGGGCCTGGCGGGGTTGGTCAGTTCCCGTTGCACAGGACCCGGCCCTCCTTGCTGCGCGCGCGGGCCTGGCCCCACGAGATGGCGCCTCTGGGCGGGAGTTCAGCCCCGCTGTAGCGGATTGCGGGTACAGGGAACCGCTAGCTCCCCACCTAGCACGGCCACAGGCATCATACCACGATCAGTCGGTGGAAGGACCGTTGCATCGTGCCACAATCGGCCGGTGCGCGGATGGGCGCCCGCGCCGGCCTGCAGGAGTTCCTCATCCAGCCGCCGAAGTGCGTTCCGCTAGATGGACTTTATATCATCAATCGGAACGCCAGCGCTACCCTGTAGGAGCACGACAGTGTCGAGCGTCAGGGCAGTGACCAGAGCTCTGGACATCCTGGATGCGCTGGCAGAAGGCCCACTCTCGACCGGCGAGATCGCGCGCCGCATAGGCCTCCCCAAGACGACCACCCACCGGTTGCTCGCGACGCTTGAGAACCGGGGGTGCGTGTTTCGGCCGCATCCGACTGCCGAACTCCAGCTCGGACCGCACCTCCTGCACCTGGCCATGCGGGTGCGCGTGGTGACGGACCTGCGCGAGGCCGCCATGCCGGTGATGCGCTGCCTGCGTGACCAGTTTGGAGAGACGGTGAACCTCAACCTGCTGGTGGGCAACGAGCGCCTCTGCGTAGCCTCAATCGAAGGCATCCACGAAGTGCGCTCTGTCGGAGTGGTGGGCCAGCGCTCGCCGCTGCACAGCGGGGCCGCGGCGCGCGCCATTCTTGCCTTTCTGCCCGATGAGCGCATTCAGGACTACCTGGCCGAGGTCCCTCTGGTCAGGATGACCGACAACACAATCACCGACCCGGCCCGGTTGTGGGAGGCCGTGAGAGAGACCCGCCGGCTGGGCTATGTCGTGACCACCGGCGAACGGAATCCAGGGGCGACCTCGGTCGGGGCACCCGTGCGGAACGCCTCCGGCGAGGTCATCGGCAGCATCAACATTACAGGGCCGACCACGCGCATGATTGCGTACGCGGCGGACGCCCTCTCGGGCGCCGTGGTTGGATCTGGGGCGTCGGTTTCGCGCGCCCTGGGGTATGTGCAGTCCTCGAACAAGCGTGCCATTCCAAGAGGAGGGGGTATGTAGCCATGAGTGGATGGCTGCACGTCGTTGTACCCGTGGTTGTCGTGTTGGCCCTCACCGCTGCGCCGTTGTCCCTCACGGCGGCACCCGTGCTCAAGACGATTCGGGTAGCACTGCCGGCCCACCCTACTCCGCTCGACCCGGGCAACCACCGCTCGCGCATTACCGAGACCATCCTCCGCAACATCGGCGACGGGCTCTACACGGAGATGCCGGACGGAAAGCTCATCCCTGAGATCGCCGAGTCAACAAGCAGGATCGATCCCGCCACGTGGCAGTTCAAGATCCGCAGGGGGATTGTCTTCCACAATGGCGACCCGCTCACGGCCGACGACGTGGTGTTCACCTATGTGCGGGCAACGCAGGACGGAGCGATGGAGGGCAGGACGTCACCGCGCAAGAGCCTGTTCGTCGGCGTCAAGATGGTCCAGAAGATTGACGACTACACCGTACGGTTCCACCGGAGCGTGCCCGTCTCTCAGTATCGGATGCAGGTCACCGCGATAAACATGCAGATCATGCCAAAGAGGTACTTCGAGCAGGTCGGCCCGGACGGCTTCGTGAGGAAGCCCGTCGGCGCCGGGCCCTTCAGGTTCATCGAGGGCGACATCAAGGAGCGCATCGTGCTGGAGCGGTTCGACGAATACTGGGGCGGATCGCCGGAGCTCCCGGGCAGGCCCGGCCCACCTCCCATTGACAGGGCGATCTTCGAGTTCATCCCGGACCCGGCCTCCCGCGTGGCCGCTATTCGCTCAGGTGCGGTTGACATAATCCAGGCCGTTCCGTCAGACATGGTGTCGGTCCTCAGGGCAGACCCAGGAATCAACGTGGCCACCACCAAGGGAACCAACATGCTGTTCCTGGCCCTGAATGTGACCAAGCCTCCGTTTTCCGACAAGCGCGTGCGCCAGGCGGTCGCCCACGCCATCAACTACCAGTTGATCGTGGACAAGCTGTACGGCGGCATGGGCAACGTGTTGGGCGGCCGGCCCTTCATGGACGCCAGCGAGGTCGTGGATCCCGCCCTCAAGCCCTACGCCTACTCGCCGGGCAAGGCCAGGTCGTTGCTCAAGGAAGCCGGAGCGTCTGGTGCCGGCTTCGTCATCGACACCTCGCCGGACAACAGGGATCTCGCCCAGGCCATCGCCCAGATGCTGGATATCGTCGGGCTTCGGGCCGAGGTCCGTATCTGGGAGCTGGCCGCTCTCAGGCCCCTGGCTCTGCGGGGCGAGCGCACCGCCGTGGTGGACCAATGGGGGAATGCCTCGGGCAATCCCATGTGGGCCTACTGGACGTGCGGCGCCGAGCAGGCAGCCAACTTCTCACTGTACGTCAGGCCCGAATTCGACAAGCTGATGAATGACGCCCAGAACACGCCAAGCGAGACCCTTCGGACGGCGCGGTTCCGCCAGGGGTACGCGATGATCCACGACGAGTTGCCGATAGTCACGCTGCTCGTGCCGCAGGTCATCGAGGCGTCGCGCAAGCGCGTGCTGAACTTCACGCCCCACCGCAACGGGCGCGTGAACCTTCACAGGGTGGACGTGGAGCGCTAGTTGCCGACGCGATTCATCGTCCGGCGCGCGATCCACCTGTTCTTGGTGGCGATCTTCATCATGCTGGCCATCTTCGTGGTCATGCGCTACGCCCCGGGCGACCCTGTGGACCTGATGCTGCGGGGCGGCGAGGGCGTGACCAAAGAAGACATCGCCGGAATGCGCGCCGAACTCGGACTCGACCAGCCCATACATGCCCAGTTCGTCCGGTACATTCGTGGTTTGATGTCCGGCGATCTTGGTACGTCCATCGTACTCAAGCGCCCCGTGGCCAGGCTGATCCTGGAGCGTCTGCCCGCCACCGTGGAGATGGCGCTCGGCGCACTGCTCTTCTCACTCGCCGTGGGCATCCCGATAGGTGTCATAGCCGCGGCCAGGCAGCACTCAGCGATAGACAGGGTCAGCATGGGGCTCAGCTTTCTCGGCATCTCAACGCCGGGGTTCTGGCTGGCGATCATCCTGATCATGGTCTTCAGCGTGCACCTGAAGGTGCTGCCCAGCATCGGTCGCATCGCGTACGAGATGCAACCCACCCGCCTCACGGGACTGCTGGTCGTGGACTCGGTGTTGACGCTGAATGCCCCGGCCTTGCTGAGTGCCCTGTCCCACCTGATTCTGCCGTCCGTCACGCTGGGAGCCCACTACAGCGCGATCATCGCCCGGGTCCTGCGTTCCAGCATGGTGGAGGTGCTGGGACAGGACTACATCCGTGTCGCCAACAGCAAGGGGTTGACCGAGAGCAGGGTGCTCCGCCACCACGCTCTGCGCAACGCGCTGCTGCCCACGGTCACCGTGGCGGGCCTGGAAGCCGGGGCGCTCCTCAGCGGCAATGTCATCATTGAAACCGTTTTTGCCTGGCCCGGCATCGGCCTGCTCATCGTCAACGGCATCTTCGCGCGTGACTACCCGGTGGTCCAGAGCGGGGTCATCTTCTATGCCCTGCTGTTCGTTGGGATCAACTTCCTGATTGACGTCGCCTACTCCATGCTCGACCCGCGTATCCGGTGGGGGTGACGCGGTGAAGAGCCCGCTTTGGAAACTGCTGCGTCATCCATCCGCGGTCGCCGGCGCGGTCTTCGTGCTTGCCTACCTGCTCGTGGCCGTGTTTGCCCCGCTCCTCGCGCCCGAGGATCCAGCGCGTGGGGACCTCATGTTGCGGCTGAAGCCCCCGGCCTGGAGCCCCGGCGCCGAGCCAGGGCATCTGCTTGGCACCGACGAGTTGGGCCGCGACATGCTCTCCCGCCTGGTCTACGGCGCCAGGGTCTCCCTGGGGGTTGGTTTTGCAACGGTAGGGCTCACATCTGCCGTGGGGCTGTTTCTCGGTCTAGTGGCCGGATTCAGCCGGGGCTGGTTCGATGACCTTATCTCCCGCTTTGCCGACTGGCTGCAGGCGTTCCCCCTGCTGGTCTTCGCCATCCTGATGATGGGGGTCCTCGGGCCGGGCATCGGCAACCTGATACTCGTCCTCAGCGTGAAGGGATGGGTGAGCAAGTTCCGGGTGATTCGAGGCCAGGTCCTGACCGAGCGCGAGAAGGCCTATGTGGAGGCGGCCTGGGCCATCGGCAGGAGGCCCCTGGCCATCATGATCAGAGAGATCGCGCCCAACGTCGTCCACACGCTCCTGGTGCTGGCCACGATTCACATGGGCACCGTCATCCTCTCCGAGGCCAGTCTCAGCTACCTGGGCTTCGGCGCCAGCCCGCGCGTGCCCGCGTGGGGCTCCATGATCGCAAGCGGCCGCACCTTCATGTCGGTGGCGTGGTGGCTGCCGACCCTGCCGGGCGTGGCCATTCTTGTGCTCGTGCTCAGTCTGAACCTGCTTGGAGAGGGGCTGCGGGACGTGCTCGA
This genomic window from Armatimonadota bacterium contains:
- a CDS encoding DinB family protein, with protein sequence MADRQWLFDLWQRAWTEGLYHVGWGKALEGLTAQQAAWKSAPQRHSIWQILHHILFWREYALRAMAGDKPGEDEIKRRNWEEPSEVSDDAWQTARSRFADSHRQVSEAIGTADEKKLERLAPYIAHDSYHVGQIMTLRGLQDLPSLD
- a CDS encoding IclR family transcriptional regulator, with the protein product MDFISSIGTPALPCRSTTVSSVRAVTRALDILDALAEGPLSTGEIARRIGLPKTTTHRLLATLENRGCVFRPHPTAELQLGPHLLHLAMRVRVVTDLREAAMPVMRCLRDQFGETVNLNLLVGNERLCVASIEGIHEVRSVGVVGQRSPLHSGAAARAILAFLPDERIQDYLAEVPLVRMTDNTITDPARLWEAVRETRRLGYVVTTGERNPGATSVGAPVRNASGEVIGSINITGPTTRMIAYAADALSGAVVGSGASVSRALGYVQSSNKRAIPRGGGM
- a CDS encoding ABC transporter substrate-binding protein; this translates as MSGWLHVVVPVVVVLALTAAPLSLTAAPVLKTIRVALPAHPTPLDPGNHRSRITETILRNIGDGLYTEMPDGKLIPEIAESTSRIDPATWQFKIRRGIVFHNGDPLTADDVVFTYVRATQDGAMEGRTSPRKSLFVGVKMVQKIDDYTVRFHRSVPVSQYRMQVTAINMQIMPKRYFEQVGPDGFVRKPVGAGPFRFIEGDIKERIVLERFDEYWGGSPELPGRPGPPPIDRAIFEFIPDPASRVAAIRSGAVDIIQAVPSDMVSVLRADPGINVATTKGTNMLFLALNVTKPPFSDKRVRQAVAHAINYQLIVDKLYGGMGNVLGGRPFMDASEVVDPALKPYAYSPGKARSLLKEAGASGAGFVIDTSPDNRDLAQAIAQMLDIVGLRAEVRIWELAALRPLALRGERTAVVDQWGNASGNPMWAYWTCGAEQAANFSLYVRPEFDKLMNDAQNTPSETLRTARFRQGYAMIHDELPIVTLLVPQVIEASRKRVLNFTPHRNGRVNLHRVDVER
- a CDS encoding ABC transporter permease; translation: MPTRFIVRRAIHLFLVAIFIMLAIFVVMRYAPGDPVDLMLRGGEGVTKEDIAGMRAELGLDQPIHAQFVRYIRGLMSGDLGTSIVLKRPVARLILERLPATVEMALGALLFSLAVGIPIGVIAAARQHSAIDRVSMGLSFLGISTPGFWLAIILIMVFSVHLKVLPSIGRIAYEMQPTRLTGLLVVDSVLTLNAPALLSALSHLILPSVTLGAHYSAIIARVLRSSMVEVLGQDYIRVANSKGLTESRVLRHHALRNALLPTVTVAGLEAGALLSGNVIIETVFAWPGIGLLIVNGIFARDYPVVQSGVIFYALLFVGINFLIDVAYSMLDPRIRWG
- a CDS encoding ABC transporter permease; translated protein: MKSPLWKLLRHPSAVAGAVFVLAYLLVAVFAPLLAPEDPARGDLMLRLKPPAWSPGAEPGHLLGTDELGRDMLSRLVYGARVSLGVGFATVGLTSAVGLFLGLVAGFSRGWFDDLISRFADWLQAFPLLVFAILMMGVLGPGIGNLILVLSVKGWVSKFRVIRGQVLTEREKAYVEAAWAIGRRPLAIMIREIAPNVVHTLLVLATIHMGTVILSEASLSYLGFGASPRVPAWGSMIASGRTFMSVAWWLPTLPGVAILVLVLSLNLLGEGLRDVLDPRLRK